The following DNA comes from Leptospira neocaledonica.
TATTTCGGTTCCGCCGTTTTTATCTTCAAAGATTACGGTCACCAAAGTTTCCTCTCTTTGGGGCCCTTCCCAACCATGAGTAAAAACAAGTTTTTCGTTTAATATGATTTCTTGATATATCCCTGTAGCGATATAAACATCTTCGTTTCCAAGCATAGAGGTCCTAAATTTGCCTCCAACCCTGAAATCCATCTGGATCTCTCCGATCTTCAATTCCTTAGGACAGCCCCATTTCTTCATAATTTCTGGCTGAATCCATGCTTCGAAGACCTTTTCTCTTTTGGCCTTTATAAACTTAGATACTTGCAACTTGTATTCTGCTGTTTTCATTCTATTTCCTCCAACAATTCCTTGAGAGAATCCAATTGATCCTCCCAGAA
Coding sequences within:
- a CDS encoding SRPBCC family protein, giving the protein MKTAEYKLQVSKFIKAKREKVFEAWIQPEIMKKWGCPKELKIGEIQMDFRVGGKFRTSMLGNEDVYIATGIYQEIILNEKLVFTHGWEGPQREETLVTVIFEDKNGGTEIILTHEKLSSESSMEGHKEGWISTLENLELQFT